aataacaaaatcatagAAAACACGTTGAGTTGCATCAAACATATTGGGGAGCAAGCAACACCGACGCCGGGACAGACCAGCAGGGAACTAGTATCGATTGAGGAACCAGAGTGGTTGGACGACAATTCGAAAAACTGTAAGGTTAAGAGTTGGGAACAATGAAGACTGTAATAGCTGCCGAACTTCACAGACAGGCTCGACGCAACTATCCGCGCCGATTCGTAGATGTACGCGGACTGGATGAGACCTGGCAAGCTGATCTCGTCGATATGACCGCATACAGCACGCACAACAAGGGATACAAATACCTATtaacaatcatcgatatattttccaagtacgcgTGGGCGGTGCCGATAAAGTCCAAGAGTGGGAAAGATTTTACTGCtgccatgaaatctgtactgatcCAGAGCCGTATATCTGCACATCTACACGTTGATCAaggcaaagaattttacaacagcgaATTTAAAGCCCTGGTGAAgcatcacaatatcaacatgtaatCAACATTTAGCAACTTAAAGGCGTCGAAATGCGAACGTTTtaatcgaacattgaaaaataaaatgtgaaagcGGTTCACTCTCCAAGGATAGTAcgagtggattaatatttCTGATGATTTgatgaagtcctacaacaacaccaaacatcgcacgattcggatgaaaccggtggatgttagcacgacgaatgaaaaacagccgtatcgtagcgtgtacaagcccCGACAAATCAAACGAAGCGATCGAGCGCAGAAATTCAGtgtaggcgatcgagttcgaatcagcaaatacaagaatatattcgaaaaaggctatacacccaattggacgacaaaaatattcaccgtgagtgaggtgaaacATACCAATCTAtccacctacaaacttaccgatcatcaagatcatcccatcgaggggggcttctatgtaaagtggttgggttttgatagttcgcacaatagttggatgAATAAAATAGACATTTAACAtgatttgtatgtattttccgaattacaataaaagattttgaatatacaaatatttccacattctATCTCCTTTGTACGCACATGTGCCATACTCTGTactatgaaaatattaataataataatattgataatgataatgataatatgcaatttttccatacgattattacacattttattttttggaaaactttttttcgttttcagaaaaccatttttcattttctgaaaacttttttcattttctgaaaactttttttcgttttctgaacaattttattgatttcctgaaaacttttctcgtggtgAACGAATAAATGtgaataattgcttgatatattaataataaatgagtaaataattgtcgagtatatgaattcgcattttgaaacttcaaatccattaaatatcgtattgatcatgaaacgtttccgcccgATGTTGAATCgttcgaggcgtcaaacatgaaatatttacatcaattctaggtctacagttttatcctatagctattggggggctgggacaaacccccaaggtacggtgtcggtctgtccaggtatcaattgccgcatgtcatcctgccaactcggagccaatttttttgtacaatcgTGCctacttcgtgttttttgctgcgtattgaacactgtggaagagtcaactcttggtaagccgtcagacagcgcttataattatcaaacgtgatgctattcatcgatgaatttttcacacccttggcgcgcttactcacttttacgccactgtcACATTTTTCCTCACCCAttgtagtaaatgtgtacagctttgctcgcagtcccaaaaactctgtcataattttatcattattttcatccttcactagccctagttgttttttgtttttaaggggaataccatacacattgtcgggcggatagtcaggggtatcaaacattgtatTTACATCAggtttgatgatatcgtagatattaggcacattgaatttgtaaataaggctgtctgtgtcggtatgCATCAATTTAGCTTGTTcattcgaaaagttggttttaatataattatagtggaaatcgtaGAGGAAGATTcttgacagatctagaattgatgcgccgacgtaaataggtttggcgaagtgaactttgacacgattcatttcaacgataaCCATATCATTGGGGAGTAAAGTTGCTCGCGTCCGTGGAATCCTTAATCCATATGTGCTCCCTGGGTGGTGCCAAATGAGCAACACGGGAGCTGAAGAGGAAACAGCCGCCCGCCGTGTATTCGTGTGGGTcggagaagaaataaaatagttCCCGCGGCAAAAAATACCAACTCCCCTTCAGCGATGGAGGGTTTGGTCACAACAGCTGACCAAGGGTTACGTACGCAAGCGGATTTGGTGATGCTGCTCGAAAGAGATGTGCGATATGATCCCTATAGCGCGGCGTACGTGGAAACTCCCGGCATCTACGTGCCGCACCCACGGGAGCAAGAGGAAGCCTGTGATGGAATATGGTGCACGGCTGGAGCAGATGCCTTTCCCTGCTCCAATAGCCACACGCTCTCTCAGTCATGGGGTAGCTGTTAGAGTGATCACCCCCTCACTTCCGGAGGCATCGCGTTCGGAGACGACCTTTTGTTCTGGAGTATTCCATAAACTTATGGAGACTACAAATAAcacaaacaacaacaaccaaGAGACTGCAGAGGACGTCTTCATGGACGTCGAGCAGGGCACGAACATTGCCCCACCAGCTACACGAAGGAAAAATGTTTTGGTCGCATCCCACCGGGACAGAGTAAACTCTGCACTGACCAGTGGATGTCGGCAAACACCGATGGAGAGACTAGGCTCCAAAATTGAAGAGCTAGCGTGGTACATCAAGGATAGGACCAACGTTCACGGAGAAATAAAGAAGTTAGTCAGGTCGATCGACACAGCATATCACCTGGCACTAAAAGACTACACTGGTGCTCCGAAAACGGTACCAAGCGGGACGGCGCAAACAACGCAAACATCTCCTCAGATGGAGCCCCAACCAAATGCGCAGCAGACACCGGAAGCCACCTTGAAGAATTCAAACTCCAAAAAAAGGCCGCTACCCACACCTAGCCCCGCTTCTGGTCAAGATTCGCGAGCATCTAAAAAACCGGCCAACGACAACATCTGGGCGGATGTGACTCGGCGAAGAAAAACGGAGGAAAAAGTGCCACAAGACTCGACAGTAACAGCGAAAGCGCCCCAAAAGCCAAACGTTAAAGATGGCCCTTTGGCAAACAGCCATCGTAAGGCGAACAGAAGGAAACCAAGAACAAAGGCTGTTCTTGTCCAACCAGCAGAGGGGCGCACGTACGCCGAACTCCTTAAAGAGATCAAGGCCAAGGTAGACCCGGGCAAGACTGGCGTAGACATTAAGTCTATCACACAAACAAAGCGCGGAGGCGTCCTGCTGGAGATGAGCCGCAAGTCTGAAGACAGCGCAGCTTTTGCTGCCGCGATAAAGACAGCAACCACAAACATCGGCACGGTGAAAACACTCACACCACTGACGACGATAGAGATTCTTGATCTGGATGGAGTCTCTACCGAAACTGACGTTCGTGAAGCACTCAAGCGGGACTTCACGACAAACCTGGAGATTAAACGGGTCAACTTGACCAAGGTTACACCAAGAGGACAACGTGCGGCCTTCTGTGAGATAGACGAGGCCAGTGCAACCCAGGCCCTCGATAAAGCTCGCATAAAAATTGGATGGGTGAACTGCCGCATTCGCCCAGTCGTAAAAGTGACCCGATGCTTCAAATGCCTTG
This is a stretch of genomic DNA from Neodiprion fabricii isolate iyNeoFabr1 chromosome 2, iyNeoFabr1.1, whole genome shotgun sequence. It encodes these proteins:
- the LOC124175581 gene encoding uncharacterized protein LOC124175581, with the translated sequence MKTVIAAELHRQARRNYPRRFVDVRGLDETWQADLVDMTAYSTHNKGYKYLLTIIDIFSKYAWAVPIKSKSGKDFTAAMKSVLIQSRISAHLHVDQGKEFYNSEFKALVKHHNINM